One window of the Allosaccharopolyspora coralli genome contains the following:
- a CDS encoding TetR/AcrR family transcriptional regulator, which yields MTGKERRQQLLDVARELFAEKGFDGASIEEIAHRAEVSKPVVYEHFGGKEGIYAVVVDREMQHLLDTIVSALSAGHPRALLEQAACALLDYIESSTDGFRILVRDSPVPSTTGTFSSLLNDIASQVEHIFGLQFSAKGYDPKLAPLYSQALVGLVALTGQWWLEVRKPKKDDVAAHLVNLAWNGLSHLEHEPKLHIR from the coding sequence ATGACCGGCAAGGAACGGCGCCAGCAACTGCTCGACGTGGCGCGGGAGCTCTTCGCGGAGAAGGGCTTCGACGGCGCCTCGATCGAGGAGATCGCCCACCGCGCCGAGGTGTCCAAACCGGTCGTCTACGAACACTTCGGTGGCAAGGAAGGCATCTACGCGGTCGTCGTGGACCGCGAGATGCAGCATCTGCTGGACACGATCGTGTCCGCGTTGTCGGCTGGTCACCCGCGCGCGCTGCTGGAGCAGGCCGCGTGCGCGCTGCTGGACTACATCGAGAGCTCCACCGACGGGTTCCGGATCCTCGTCCGGGACTCGCCGGTTCCGAGTACCACCGGCACCTTCTCCAGCCTGCTCAACGACATCGCCAGCCAGGTCGAGCACATCTTCGGTCTGCAGTTCAGTGCCAAGGGCTACGATCCGAAACTCGCCCCGCTCTACAGCCAGGCACTGGTCGGGCTGGTGGCGTTGACCGGCCAGTGGTGGCTGGAGGTGCGCAAGCCGAAGAAGGACGACGTCGCCGCGCACCTGGTCAATCTCGCGTGGAACGGCCTGTCCCATCTCGAGCACGAGCCCAAGCTGCACATTCGCTGA
- the trxB gene encoding thioredoxin-disulfide reductase encodes MTDDVRNLIIVGSGPAGYTAAVYAARAELEPLVFEGSQFGGELMNTTDVENYPGFREGIMGPELMEQMRSQAERFGAELRAEDVEAMQLTGDIKTVTVNGVEYRAKAVVLAMGAAPRYVGVPGEEEFLGRGVSSCATCDGFFFREQDIAVVGGGDSAMEEATFLTRFASSVTVVHRRDEFRSSKIMLERARANEKIKWRTNAVVDEVVGDGTVSGLKVRDTFTGEVSDLPVNAMFVAIGHDPRSQLVRDQLEVDSEGYVQVRQPTTHTSVPGVFAAGDLVDKTYRQAVTAAGSGCSAAIDAERWLAERDAAEHADIAAEFVGGDGPATEAAMATPD; translated from the coding sequence GTGACCGACGATGTCCGCAACCTGATCATCGTGGGCTCCGGCCCGGCCGGCTACACCGCCGCGGTGTACGCCGCGCGGGCGGAGCTCGAACCTCTCGTGTTCGAGGGCAGCCAGTTCGGTGGCGAGCTGATGAACACGACTGACGTGGAGAACTACCCCGGGTTCCGCGAAGGCATCATGGGCCCCGAGCTCATGGAGCAGATGCGTTCCCAGGCCGAACGATTCGGTGCGGAGCTGCGGGCCGAGGACGTCGAGGCCATGCAGCTCACCGGCGACATCAAGACCGTCACGGTCAACGGTGTCGAGTACCGCGCCAAGGCCGTCGTCCTGGCCATGGGGGCCGCACCCCGATACGTGGGCGTGCCCGGCGAGGAGGAGTTCCTCGGCCGCGGTGTGTCCTCCTGCGCGACCTGCGACGGGTTCTTCTTCCGCGAGCAGGACATCGCCGTGGTCGGCGGTGGTGACTCGGCGATGGAGGAAGCGACGTTCCTGACCCGGTTCGCCAGCTCGGTGACCGTCGTGCACCGCCGCGACGAGTTCCGCTCCTCCAAGATCATGCTCGAACGCGCCCGCGCGAACGAGAAGATCAAGTGGCGCACCAACGCGGTGGTCGACGAGGTGGTCGGCGACGGCACCGTGTCCGGACTGAAGGTGCGGGACACGTTCACCGGAGAGGTCTCCGACCTGCCGGTGAACGCGATGTTCGTGGCCATCGGCCACGACCCCCGCAGCCAGCTCGTCCGCGACCAGCTCGAGGTCGACTCGGAGGGTTACGTGCAGGTGCGCCAACCCACCACCCACACCAGCGTTCCCGGCGTGTTCGCCGCCGGTGACCTGGTCGACAAGACCTACCGTCAGGCGGTTACCGCGGCCGGCTCCGGCTGCTCCGCGGCGATCGACGCCGAGCGGTGGCTCGCCGAGCGGGATGCCGCCGAGCACGCCGACATCGCGGCCGAGTTCGTCGGCGGGGACGGTCCCGCCACCGAAGCGGCCATGGCCACACCAGACTGA
- a CDS encoding arsenate reductase ArsC produces the protein MSRSPHNAEEYRLTDPHITELLDRATADLQPQFQGIFGPETIRAVVEETYAQLNATARVHTHLATLATRFARERLTSIAKNQGALVPSTPEVLFVCVHNAGRSQMAAALLHHHAQGTVAVRSAGSTPADTVNPAVVEVMNELGIDLSQEFPKKLSFDAVEAADVVITMGCGDACPVFPGKRYLDWELDDPAGKPVEEVRPIREDIDRRVRDLLAELVPEAAR, from the coding sequence ATGTCCAGGTCACCCCACAACGCCGAGGAATACCGGCTGACCGACCCGCACATCACCGAACTCTTAGACCGCGCTACCGCTGACCTACAACCCCAGTTCCAGGGGATCTTCGGTCCAGAAACCATCCGAGCGGTAGTGGAGGAGACCTACGCGCAACTCAACGCCACCGCACGGGTGCACACCCACCTCGCCACCCTCGCGACGCGTTTCGCTCGCGAACGCCTCACCTCGATCGCCAAGAACCAAGGAGCCCTCGTGCCCTCGACCCCCGAAGTGCTGTTCGTCTGCGTGCACAACGCAGGCCGGTCCCAGATGGCCGCCGCACTGCTGCACCACCACGCCCAAGGCACGGTCGCCGTCCGCTCCGCCGGGTCCACTCCTGCCGACACCGTCAACCCCGCCGTCGTCGAGGTCATGAATGAGCTCGGCATCGACCTCTCCCAGGAGTTCCCGAAGAAGCTGAGCTTCGACGCGGTGGAAGCCGCCGATGTCGTGATCACCATGGGTTGCGGTGACGCCTGCCCGGTGTTTCCCGGCAAGCGCTACCTGGATTGGGAACTCGACGATCCCGCAGGCAAACCTGTCGAGGAGGTCCGCCCCATTCGCGAGGACATCGACCGCCGCGTGCGTGACCTGCTCGCCGAGCTCGTGCCGGAGGCCGCGCGGTGA
- a CDS encoding ArsR/SmtB family transcription factor, whose translation MSPVAGADEDAPGHAADAQPDLAEAAVKLFGDPLRAEIVRLLAREQMCTCHLVDDTGARQSTISHHLRVLREAGFVAAEPRGRYTYYRLRPEALSILTVGIANLTAQAHHAQAIRRPCA comes from the coding sequence ATGTCTCCTGTTGCTGGGGCTGACGAAGACGCTCCCGGACACGCTGCGGATGCGCAACCAGACCTCGCCGAAGCCGCCGTGAAGCTCTTCGGGGATCCGCTCCGCGCGGAGATCGTGCGCCTGCTCGCACGCGAGCAGATGTGCACCTGCCACCTGGTGGACGACACCGGAGCACGACAGTCCACCATCAGCCACCACCTGCGCGTTCTGCGTGAAGCGGGCTTCGTCGCCGCCGAGCCGCGCGGCCGCTACACCTACTACCGTCTGCGCCCCGAAGCACTGAGCATCCTCACCGTCGGCATCGCCAACCTCACCGCGCAGGCACACCACGCCCAAGCCATACGTCGACCCTGCGCCTGA
- the arsD gene encoding arsenite efflux transporter metallochaperone ArsD, producing MATVEIYDPAMCCSTGVCGPSVDPALAQFSADVDWLGTAGVEVHRFGLSSEPGKFVENTEVGALLKDKGEEALPAVFVDGALRTTGRYPTRLELAEWTGAETERPGLPAAEQAESGGGCCAPGEC from the coding sequence ATGGCGACTGTCGAGATCTACGACCCGGCGATGTGCTGTTCGACGGGGGTGTGTGGGCCCTCGGTGGATCCGGCGCTGGCGCAGTTCTCCGCTGATGTGGACTGGCTCGGGACCGCGGGTGTGGAGGTGCACCGGTTCGGGTTGTCGTCGGAGCCGGGCAAGTTCGTGGAGAACACCGAGGTCGGCGCGCTGCTGAAGGACAAGGGTGAGGAAGCCCTGCCTGCCGTGTTCGTCGACGGTGCGCTGCGCACCACTGGGCGGTACCCGACCCGACTGGAACTGGCCGAGTGGACGGGGGCCGAGACTGAGCGCCCCGGCCTGCCGGCAGCCGAGCAGGCCGAGTCCGGTGGTGGATGCTGCGCTCCGGGAGAGTGCTGA
- the arsA gene encoding arsenical pump-driving ATPase, with product MSPSTDQVLGGLLRGSTPFLFFTGKGGVGKTSTAAATAIGMADAGHSVLVVSTDPASNLDEVLQTRAGRDPRPVPGVAGLHVMNIDPGEAAAQYREKVLGPYRDSLPTSAVEQIEEQLSGACTVEIAAFNEFVALLTDPAIRERFDHVVFDTAPTGHTLRLLSLPSAWSDFLATNPGGASCIGPLAELGAQQQRYGEAMGALADAGQTTLALVTRPEQGALAEAGRASTELRDLGIDNQRLIVNGVFSAMREEDPLAMAWQQRGQEALEHMPESLAEITVIESVPLLPALPVGVSGLRAMLDPTPVAETAASASTPLQAGLDTDLHGLVDEVAASGRGLVMTMGKGGVGKTTIAAAVATELARRGHPVTLTTTDPAAHVDSVVGETSGDLKVTRIDPAAVTAAHTESVLAEAGAHLDEQGRDLLVEDLRSPCTEEIAVFHAFARTVAAASDRFVVVDTAPTGHTLLLLDASRSYQQQLSQQTGQAPPPEAVALLDRLTDPDYTRILLVSLPEATPVHEAAALQGDLARAGIKPFAWVINQSLAAASPSDPLLLARAASERRYLTEVATEHADRTAVLPWRPVVPAGAEQLALLAGGN from the coding sequence ATGAGCCCGTCCACTGATCAGGTCCTGGGGGGTCTGCTCCGGGGGAGCACGCCGTTCTTGTTCTTCACCGGCAAGGGCGGCGTGGGCAAGACCTCCACGGCCGCGGCCACGGCGATCGGTATGGCCGATGCCGGGCACAGCGTGCTCGTGGTCAGCACCGACCCGGCCTCCAACCTCGATGAGGTCCTGCAGACCCGAGCTGGCCGGGACCCGCGGCCGGTGCCCGGGGTGGCCGGGTTGCACGTGATGAACATCGATCCCGGTGAGGCGGCGGCGCAGTATCGGGAGAAGGTCCTCGGCCCGTACCGGGACAGCTTGCCGACCTCGGCGGTGGAGCAGATCGAGGAGCAGCTCTCCGGTGCGTGCACGGTCGAGATCGCGGCGTTCAACGAGTTCGTCGCGCTGCTGACCGATCCGGCCATCCGCGAGCGGTTCGACCACGTGGTCTTCGACACCGCCCCGACCGGACACACGCTGCGGCTTTTGAGTTTGCCCAGTGCGTGGTCGGACTTTCTGGCCACCAACCCCGGCGGTGCCTCGTGTATTGGCCCCTTGGCCGAGCTGGGCGCGCAGCAGCAGCGCTACGGCGAGGCGATGGGAGCGCTGGCCGACGCGGGCCAGACCACGCTGGCCCTGGTGACCCGACCTGAGCAGGGAGCGTTGGCGGAAGCCGGACGGGCGTCGACCGAGTTGCGTGATCTCGGCATCGACAACCAGCGATTGATCGTCAACGGCGTGTTCTCAGCCATGCGCGAGGAGGACCCACTGGCGATGGCCTGGCAGCAGCGCGGGCAGGAGGCGCTGGAGCACATGCCCGAGTCGTTGGCCGAGATCACCGTCATCGAGTCCGTGCCGTTGCTGCCTGCGTTGCCGGTCGGTGTGTCCGGCCTGCGGGCCATGTTGGATCCGACCCCGGTGGCCGAGACCGCCGCGTCGGCCAGCACACCGCTGCAGGCGGGCCTCGACACGGACCTGCACGGGCTGGTCGACGAGGTCGCGGCCAGCGGCCGCGGACTGGTGATGACGATGGGCAAGGGCGGCGTCGGCAAGACCACGATCGCCGCGGCGGTGGCCACCGAACTCGCCCGACGAGGACATCCGGTCACCCTGACCACCACTGACCCGGCCGCACATGTCGACTCGGTCGTGGGCGAGACCTCGGGTGACCTGAAGGTCACGCGGATCGACCCAGCCGCCGTAACCGCAGCGCACACCGAATCGGTGCTGGCCGAGGCAGGAGCGCACCTGGACGAGCAAGGCCGGGACCTGCTGGTCGAGGACCTGCGGTCACCGTGCACCGAGGAGATCGCGGTATTCCACGCCTTTGCCCGCACCGTGGCGGCGGCCAGTGACCGGTTCGTAGTGGTCGACACCGCCCCAACCGGGCACACGCTGTTGCTGCTGGATGCCTCGCGCAGCTACCAGCAGCAGCTGTCCCAGCAAACCGGGCAGGCGCCCCCACCGGAAGCGGTGGCACTGCTCGACCGGCTGACCGACCCGGACTACACCCGCATTCTGCTGGTGAGCCTGCCGGAGGCCACCCCGGTACACGAAGCCGCCGCCCTGCAGGGCGATCTCGCTCGGGCAGGTATCAAGCCGTTCGCCTGGGTGATCAACCAGAGCTTGGCCGCAGCGTCCCCGAGTGACCCGTTGCTGCTGGCCCGAGCCGCCTCGGAGCGGCGCTACCTGACCGAGGTCGCCACCGAGCACGCCGACCGCACCGCCGTACTGCCCTGGCGGCCGGTAGTACCAGCCGGTGCCGAGCAACTAGCGCTGCTCGCCGGCGGCAACTAA
- a CDS encoding arsenic transporter — protein MTVAAILIFLATLTLVIWQPKGLGIGWSALGGAVVALATTVVHFSDVPTVVGIVWNATLAFVAVILISLILDECGFFEWSALHVARWGRGHGRLLFVLIVLLGAAIAAVFANDGAALILTPIVMQIMLALRFSPTASLGFVMATGFIADTGSLPLVVSNLVNIVSADFFHISFARYAAVMVPVGLVSVAASLAVLLLYFRRSIPKTYDVTALRQPAEAISDQLTFRTGWVVLALLLIGYFSADPLGVPLSVVAGAGALILIAVAARRPAFLFAQAVRHPQPATVGAGSAETAAEHPAGDPRNTTDAGDHAAIPAAPGDDRPSGPRRIPVGKVIREAPWQIVLFSIGMYLVVYGLRNQGLTGELAKLFGFFADHGVLTAALGTGVVVAVLSSIMNNMPTVLIAALAIGAVGATGLSHEAMVYANVIGSDLGPKITPIGSLATLLWLHVLDRKGMHIGWGRYFRTGIVLTIPVLLITLLALAGWLSIIGT, from the coding sequence ATGACAGTGGCCGCAATCCTGATCTTCCTCGCCACGCTCACCCTGGTGATCTGGCAACCCAAGGGCCTGGGCATCGGCTGGAGCGCGCTCGGCGGCGCCGTGGTGGCCCTGGCCACCACGGTGGTGCATTTCTCCGACGTGCCCACGGTGGTGGGCATCGTCTGGAACGCCACGCTGGCCTTCGTCGCCGTGATCCTCATTTCCCTGATCCTCGATGAGTGCGGCTTCTTCGAGTGGTCCGCGCTGCATGTGGCCCGGTGGGGCCGCGGACACGGGCGGCTGCTGTTCGTGCTCATCGTGCTGCTCGGGGCCGCGATCGCCGCGGTGTTCGCCAACGACGGCGCCGCGCTGATCCTGACCCCGATCGTCATGCAGATCATGCTCGCTCTGCGCTTCTCCCCGACAGCCTCGCTCGGCTTCGTCATGGCCACCGGGTTCATCGCTGACACCGGCAGCCTGCCGCTGGTCGTGTCCAACCTCGTCAACATCGTCTCCGCCGACTTCTTCCACATCAGCTTCGCCCGCTACGCCGCGGTCATGGTCCCGGTCGGCCTCGTCTCCGTGGCCGCCAGCCTCGCCGTGCTCCTGCTGTACTTCCGCCGCTCCATTCCGAAGACCTATGACGTGACCGCCCTGCGCCAGCCGGCGGAGGCCATCAGCGACCAGCTGACCTTCCGCACCGGGTGGGTTGTGCTTGCGTTGCTGCTGATCGGCTACTTCAGCGCCGACCCGCTGGGCGTGCCCCTGTCGGTCGTGGCTGGAGCCGGGGCGCTCATCCTCATCGCCGTCGCCGCACGCCGCCCGGCCTTCCTGTTCGCCCAGGCCGTGCGGCACCCCCAGCCCGCGACCGTGGGCGCAGGCAGTGCCGAGACCGCAGCGGAGCACCCGGCAGGCGATCCGCGCAACACAACCGACGCAGGCGACCACGCGGCAATCCCGGCAGCACCCGGCGACGACCGTCCGAGCGGGCCGCGGCGGATTCCCGTCGGCAAGGTCATCCGAGAAGCACCCTGGCAGATCGTGCTGTTCTCCATCGGCATGTACCTGGTCGTCTACGGCCTGCGCAACCAGGGCCTGACCGGTGAACTGGCCAAGCTGTTCGGGTTCTTCGCCGACCACGGGGTGCTCACCGCCGCGCTCGGCACCGGAGTCGTCGTGGCCGTGCTCTCCTCGATCATGAACAACATGCCCACGGTGCTCATCGCCGCGCTGGCCATCGGCGCCGTCGGTGCGACCGGCCTGTCGCACGAAGCGATGGTCTACGCCAACGTCATCGGCTCCGACCTCGGCCCCAAGATCACTCCCATCGGCAGCCTGGCCACCCTGCTGTGGCTGCACGTGCTCGACCGCAAGGGGATGCACATCGGCTGGGGCCGCTACTTCCGCACCGGCATCGTGCTCACCATCCCCGTCCTGCTGATCACACTGCTCGCTCTCGCCGGTTGGCTCAGCATCATCGGCACCTAA
- a CDS encoding DUF2180 family protein — MHCFDCAEQNTERPAVATCSDCSAGVCAQHAYVDRRPVACRMTAGMVPVQQPTRQTARILRCPSCAQIHAAVATCEARAGRDC; from the coding sequence ATGCACTGCTTCGACTGCGCCGAACAGAACACCGAACGGCCCGCCGTGGCGACCTGTTCGGACTGCAGCGCGGGAGTGTGCGCCCAGCACGCCTACGTCGACCGGCGCCCCGTGGCATGTCGTATGACCGCCGGCATGGTTCCCGTGCAGCAGCCGACACGGCAGACGGCCCGCATCCTGCGCTGCCCGTCCTGCGCCCAAATCCATGCCGCCGTCGCGACCTGCGAAGCACGGGCAGGCAGGGACTGCTAG